From one Scleropages formosus unplaced genomic scaffold, fSclFor1.1, whole genome shotgun sequence genomic stretch:
- the LOC114909736 gene encoding lymphocyte antigen 6D-like gives MKLLLQLILTCATFSKGYPLNCYQCTSDSNGQCTQTTVCPSSANTCQSSTVTVFQGSSVLTETSLNFCTTPQLCISGSINFGIVRTTVNTKCCSTDLCNSQSTPALAQNSPNGKQCFSCDLNNDCTSVINCLGNENNCINATVSQRTMQGCVSSNICAAAADVSAQLGLNLGVNISCCDGNLCNNAQRIMESIFLLLVPLASTFLLY, from the exons GTTATCCACTGAATTGCTACCAATGCACATCTGACTCCAATGGACAATGCACACAGACTACAGTGTGTCCATCCTCTGCAAACACTTGTCAAAGTTCAACAGTTACTGTCTTCCAAG GAAGTTCTGTGCTGACTGAAACATCGCTAAACTTCTGCACAACACCTCAACTATGTATCTCTGGTTCCATTAATTTTGGAATCGTCAGGACAACAGTGAACACCAAGTGCTGTAGCACTGATCTCTGCAACAGTCAAAGCACTCCTG CATTGGCACAAAATTCCCCAAATGGGAAACAGTGCTTCAGCTGTGACCTCAATAATGACTGCACGTCAGTTATTAACTGTctgggaaatgaaaacaattgcATCAATGCTACAG TTTCACAGCGGACCATGCAAGGCTGCGTTTCTtcaaatatttgtgctgctgctgctgacgtGTCAGCTCAACTTGGCCTGAATCTTGGTGTCAACATAAGCTGCTGTGATGGAAACCTGTGCAACAATGCTCAGCGCATCATGGAAAGCATCTTCCTCCTACTGGTGCCTCTGGCCTCCACTTTCCTCCTCTATTGA